Below is a window of Poecile atricapillus isolate bPoeAtr1 chromosome 2, bPoeAtr1.hap1, whole genome shotgun sequence DNA.
ATACTTTTCAAATGACCGATCCAAGTTCATTCACCTCATCATCTATCTGCCTTGAAATAGTCAAGGActcttttagaaaaatatttcaaataatgcCAAGGAGTTGCTAGGGGTTTTCTTCCCCCCAGTTCAACCTTAAACTAAACACACTATTAATCTCACTGCAGTACTTTCCACTTAGGATAAATTattctggctttttaaaaaaagcatcaaaCAAATCTCTCTCAAAGCTTCACTTCCTTGGACAGGCAGGCAAGCAGGTGACACAAATGGCATGAAAGTAAATGCTGATTTGCCACGGGTGACGGTACTTTCCTGCACAGCACGCTGAGGCTACTAAGACGCTTCACAGAATGACAGCCTGTGGTCTCAATCCAACAAGTCCTACTCAAATGAGTAGCTTTTACCTACATCTGAAACAGTGCTGAATTAAATAAGATTCAAAGAATATAAACTAGCCATGCAAACAAGCACTTCCAAGggtagaaaaggaaaaactaaaaaaaaccaactgatACATACTTTGCAACATACTGGACAAATGGACATCAGCTCTGTATTTCACAAATGTAATTTCTAACATCCCTTTAAGTAGTACTTACTGATGTGAAAGCACTAAGGCACTGTATTTGTTGTTGCTTTTGAAGTGTGAGTCCTCACTGAATTCAACAGGGAGTAAAACTTAAAAGCATTCTACGTGAAAGGTTATTTTTGATTCTTTGTTAAAACTCTGTCACTTTATGAATGACAGAAATCTATACCAAAATTTAATCATTAattcagaatattaaaaattttaaatgctaaaatattaagctacaaattaattttggttttttaatcacaaaattGAATATTATATTCAATTATACATATAATTGAATATATATTGCAGGGAAACacatattttttccatatttatttatGCTTTATAGCTTGTCTTCATTTTCTGATGTATTACAAAGGGATTGAATCTGTTAGGTAGCGAAGAACTTCACcttttttctttagattttCCTGAAGAGAAGCAATAATTTTTGTTATTACAGTGAGGATGTGATACAGTAAAAATTTTCAAGACCTTGGCGGAATTAAACGAGCACTTGCTTAATCTTACGGACATGGGTTGAATTTTGCAGTTCTTAGTTACACAAAAGGTGTTGAATGGGAGTTTTGTCAAGCAGTCAGGATCTCAGCCACTAATAACCtctcagttattttctttttctcattagCAGTCTAACAGCTAACGGACTAATCTGAAGCTGCTACGGGATGCAAGATGAATTACAGCACATCAAGCTTCCCATATGAAAGCAGGTGAAAAATCTCAGGCAGCATCTCTCAGATGGTACCCGGGGTGAGCTCCTGAGCAGGCACCAGCCCACGGAGCCACGGtggctccagcagggctggcactttGCACCACCGAGGTCTGGCCCTAAAATTAGCCCACAGAAATTCAAACGAAGGCTTTTTTGAGAAAGGCACTTTGGGGTGGTGACACCTGAAGCCGTTCAGGTGCTCTGGTGACTCAGTGAGGGGGGTACAAGGGGTTGATGCCGGGAGGCTTTGCTCTGTGCAAAGTACAGTGTTTGGTACCCACCAAACACTTTTCAGGCAGGAGCAAGGAGGATGGTGTTGGTCTGCTTCCTCAGTGCCCAAGGGGAAGGGACACGGCTCAAAGGGTCTTGTGGGTCCTTTTGTCACCATTGGGAAATGTGCAGTCGAGAAAAAAATTGTCACTTCTGATTACACACACAGAGGATTTGTAAACCTGGCTTTACTAGTTCTAAATTTTTATTGCCGGCATAGATCTTTCTCCTCTGTGTGAGAGAAGAGCTTCTTGCCTGATGTGAAGGGTAAATGTAATGAATGGGTGCTTAAAAAAGGTTTCTATCTACTTTTGTGAAACAGACTGAAATTAAGCATAACATGCTAGTCAGGTTAATTCTTAAAATGTATGCTGCTTATTAAATGCCCCCTTTCTTAGGACTTACTGCTTCCAGTCTGGAAAAAGCTCCAACCAAATATTGTGTTTAATTTTTGCTCCAGAATCTTTTCGTTTTGTCCCATCTCAAATTAGTTCTAGTTCCACATAAGTAAATCACCTGAAAAGAGTCTTTTTGATTATATTAATTAAGGACAGCTACAATAAAATCATCTCTGATTATtcagtattttgttttcctgttacTCTGTGTCATGGAATCCTCAAGTTATGTGTAATTCATTGGACACTTGGGTAAAAACAAGTAAGAGAATCAATGTTTCCTTAGTCTTAAACATATTTTAAGTTGTTGATACCTTCCTGAAGCATTCAAACAAAACTGCCTTGTAAAGGAATCCCACAAATGTGggagtaaaatattttctgaagcttctttttaGACTGTACACAACAATACAAATGAAAGTATGAAAGAATGTTGTATGAATTACTATTATTTCTACATTCAGACCTCTATAATTGAGAGTTAATAGTATTTCCTAAATGTAGTAATTTCTTTCAGGGCGATAAAAAAAACACTGTGAAGCAGTGTAGAAACTGTGAagatgtttcagaaaaaaaatgcatatattaGCACTAGCTAAAGCTAAAATGTCTGCTAACTATGAAGACAGATGTATAAAATGCTCTCACATGCAAATCCAATAATCATTTCAAAGTGCTGCTCACAGCATTTTGTATATTTAAACAAGCATTATTATAAACAGAACTCTGAGCCCAGTGCACTGGTACAGGACAATTATTTACTACTCCTATCATCAGAATGCTTATTTTTCCCTGAGCACAGATTAAATAAAGTAACAACATATATGAAAAGAACACcataaatttgtttaaaaattatattaatttggAAACAGTAACCTTGTAGTAACATATTGATCCTGGAGAAGAACAGTACTACTTTTTCCTTAGCTCTATCATCTCTTACAATTGACGGAGCTGTtaaagaaagttttcttaaattGTTAGAACACGTTTATTTTCTTgcaaattaattctttttaacTCTTTATGATAGCTTTGAATCCCATAAAGAAAGATGAATTATCACATACTGAGCCCAAGCTGTGAAACAGGAGGAGACAAATAGAGACCCCTACTGTGTTTAACAATGTAGAAGAAATTCCAgactcaaaagaaaaattttctgtcctttttctcAGCCCACAAAAGCTGTTAGAATGGATTCGAACAGTGGAGGGCACTCTTGCTATGCAAAACCCGGCGCTGACCTGGCACACACGGTTTGATCTATTCAGTAGCCTGGATCTCAGAATTTGTTAAGTAACAGCCACCTGTGGCACAGGCACTAACTGTACTCTGCTTAAAACATTTGCAGCTTCTAATCTGTGCAGCGAAGCACTTCACTATATCAAACACTGGCGCCTTTCTCTGTGGACGCAGATGTGGAACAGATGCAAGTTTCACAAATTGTTTGTAATATCTGTGCAAGATATCATATTAAATAAGACCTGTGCTATGTTTTTCAAAGTCATATAAGCACTTACTCGGTTGGCTTTTATGGCACAGGTTGGGCAGAATTCGTCTACAAATAATGTGGGTCCCTGTAAGAATTAAGTTTATTTGGAATACATTTGGAATGCATCGAGTTTTATTTggaatcctaaaaaaaaaaaataaaatcgaGGTAAATACTTCTAACACAGctgatatgaaaaaaaaaaataaaaactgaaaaaccaaaccaaaacaaataaacagagGCAGAACCATAGAGATTCTGAATTGCTTTCCTTAGAAACTGCAAAATTAACCACATCTTAAACTACACAACTCTTAACACCCGGCATAAATTAATGAAGCCAATCACTTTCTGAGCAAGCACAGAAAGGAGGACAAATTTGGTTTTAGAGGCTGACAAGACAAGGAGCCGATGTGAGGACCAAATCCTGCATCTCCTAAGAATCTCAAAACTGAACTTACGAATTCTTGGCTCCTCTGAATAAAAAGGACTCACAACCAGGAGTGCTTGAAAGAGCAAACCTGGAGCAGTTCAATGCCAGCTGTGATGCTCAGTCGTTTTGGTCTTTCGCCATTTGTTTGGTCCTTCACTGCAGAATTACCCAGGATAGCAAAGCCATAACGATCTAGACAAGTCCTTTAGCTTTCACCATTTATAGCTTTGGGGACATTAGTGCATCAACAAATTCATAAATAAAAGCTATCGAATGGCACCAGGAGAAGGGGTCTCCTGAAAAGCTGAATGACGAGTTGGTTTTGATTATCTGGAACAAAAATACGGCAGCACCTGCAGGGTTAATTAAGCAGCTCAAGATGCTGGGCTTCACAAAAGGAAACCTTTTTCCTACTCTAAGGACTGTAAACACTTGTGTTGAACTAGATGGGCATTTGATAAGCTGTACAGCATGTAGCAAACTCCGAGGGATCTCTAGTTAACACTCAAATTCAGTGTTAACACTTAACGGAACAGTGGTAAGCCGTGCTGCCAAGGTCAACTGCACAGATGTACTAATTGTATTATGAGCTTGACATCTAGTGGCCACCCCTGGCAGGGCAAAGCAGGCAAAGGTTAAATCAGCAAGCCTTGTCAAAGCACTTCTAACTACCCACCCTGAGGGAGAGGAGACCTGGGGAAGCTTTCTGGGACTCCGCGATCCCACCTTCTGGCCGGCATTCCCCGGCGGAGCTCCCGCGGAGCGGCCCCTCCGCGCAGCGCCCACCTgcgcccggcccggcggcggctgcgggggCTCAGCAGCCAGCCCGAGCGCTCCGCCgtgcctccctgcctgcctccaaAGGCTGGAAATGCTCTCCGTGTTTCTTTTGCGACGGTGATAGCTctcagattttttaatttttttttatattattttttttctttttttggaggTGCTTGGGGGAGGAACACCCCATACACGCCAGCGTTAGGAAGTGGCAATAAGAATTTCAGAAGAGGTTTTTGTAAAGATTTAGCTTAGGCTGTAATAACAAATATAGTTCAAGTAGGCTCACTTTTTGCACACTAAATATAGCAAGGAAATAGTAAAGCCCTCTCTCCTTAATCCTTTATCTTTTCACTTTTTATCtcaaaagaaacagattttttaaaatgtgtcgCGTTATGGTTTTCTATCGCCCTTACAAATATCTGTCTTTCTGGCTTTCATGGTTTTGAAGGGTATTTCCTTGATAAGAAGAAATGTTCAAGACTAACAGCACTATAACTGAGCCAGCTCCTAAAAGTGGACCTAATTTTGGCctaaattcccttttttttaattaatggaGAACCTTCACTACATTTAGTGGGAAATTTTAAGAGCGCAAAGGAAACAGGATTGACATTGATATATAAAATTCAATATGAGTGGTAGAACTAGATTTACTAGTGcttcttctggaaaaaaaatgtagacaACTACTCTCATTTTACAAAtacaatacaataaaataaattatttttatatgcttTATTGCAGAAACTCTGTCAGTACTTAACTATTTTAATGTCATGCCTGACCTGGTTTATTATCAACAAAAGTGATTGACTCATGCCCTGGCTGCTGGATAGTCAACAGATATGCTTGTCTATGTTTGGCAGACAACAAATCAAATGAAGGAGAGATATCGGGAAAATCTTCCCAGGACTCAGACTATTTTTCAGATGACACTAATACACTTTGTtaattagggttttttttttactctttttctaaTGCCACATGTGTTTTGAATTGTAGCTTTTCCTCTGTCTTAGGcaaggaaaagtaattttcaacAGCTAAATGTATGCATGTTAATAGCTTAATTGCATAGAATTTGAACAAACACCTTTCAAAATTTCCTCCCTCTCACTCTGAAAAAAGTGCCTTAATGTCTGCCCCAGAAGATGGTGAGACTTCAAGACCAGCATCACCAGATAAAATCTGACCCAGTTTTGTCTACTTCCATTGTTATACATACATCAGTAAATTGGCCAATTGCTGTAGTTTCCTTattattccaaatatttttctatggCTAACACAATTCAGCCCcgagtatttttaaaattacactaTCACAAATGTTACCTACTTTGAACATGAAGTCTCTGCTGTATTTGCAAAAGTATTTATATAAAGTTTCAATTACCATTTCTAATCAAAGGGACAATTTATAGCGATACTAATTTGccctttatttttcaaaacaaaaagcctTCTCTTACACTTGCCtcagaataaatatttgcaaaaatcaagaataaatatttgcaaaaatcaCCTAAGTTTTATGTTTACTGACAGCTGCTCGTGACTTCTCAAGTTTGAAATGCAGCAGTGTCTAAGCAATAGAGAATAACCTCAATTTCATACTGAGGAATGACCCCCCAAAATGTGTTTTATCCCTCCCTATATGCAGATGGAGTGACCACACTCACATGAGGCTGGCTGCTACATACTGAACTGTGTCTTTGCTGTAGCTGagcctgtgtgtctgtgtacaTACTCCAGAAGAATACTAAGTGCAGTCACCAAACTGCCCAAAACTGCACAGCCCAATCCCACTTTACCAAGATGGAACAGATCAATTAGTTTAGATTATGTTGTATGTATTGAagagtgggagaaaaaaaagaggtccaatattttcagaaatgacTGCAAAAGGCACATTAGAAAACTCTCTTTACACAGCTCACTACAAGGTATCCCTCCCACCTCAGGCTAAATATATCTTTGCCAGAAACTTCACATGAAGAAGTCCAAAGCACCATTTGTCATCACTCGTACCAGAACCTCACTTGCACACTCTAAGAATCACTTTTTAGcacttaaaaaagaaacaaaacccaaccaaaaaaaaaaaatcaacaaaaaaaagaaacccaaaaacaaacaaaacactttcTATTAcctctgctttaaaaatacaaatgctATGTCCatggtttaattttaaaattagttgGAGTTGAAGCATGTTTATTGTATCTACAATTCTGATTCATTTGTAATCTGGTGAATTAGGCAAGTGTATTAGAAATGTAATTCCAGCTATTACAATGCGTTACATTTACTGAGAAACTGAGATTATTGTATTCTACAGGCAGTCATCtgagtcctgctgctgctgtttttaaaTGATTTCCAGCAGATCTTCTCATTTAGCAACCTcaaattgtggggtttttaataCGTATTTTTGTTCACTCTTCTACACCACAATTACTCAAGAAATATATCATCACCAGCTGTTTGTtaacatttcttttcaaaattattgaaaaatatattttttagcATTTCACTTTTGACTAATAATTTCTAACGATTTTGAGTGTATATCTGTAGCTGATGACATACTAATTATCTTCATATTTCCAACAGTTTCTCACCACCATGACAATGTCCTGTTTGAATGAAGTTGTGATATGCTGTAGCCCAAGATggcaataaaattatttgtttagATTCTAAAACTTTTGTGATAACGTTAGCATGAAAGTTCTGCTGTGACCAGTCAGCTTAAAACCCGGCCTAATGTTTGTGTTCTGTCCTGCACCCTAAACTTCCAGGTTTCTCTCTGTTGCTGTGAATGTCCCTTCACTGTGAGGATTATATTTATGggacattaatttttaaatgctccATTTTATAAAATCTATTTTGAGGTGATATTAAACAtgatttcattaaataaataataagcTTCATTTGCTTGGTCTTGCATTAACTCCTTTGGAGATAAGGAGCAAAATGACTGAAAAGGCTACACATATGAAATAATACTGCTTAAACAGTTTGCTTTCATAAAATGACAAATATTCTTGCGCTGTGCGAACTATTTTTGGCCTGTTGCAAAATACACTCAGGAACTGTAGCAATATCTTGATCACAgctgtggacagaaatgaagaaCACTGACTTGACAAGAAGTGTTTTAATTCACGAGACTTGGAGCTCTCATTATATCTGGCCTATAAAATTGCTTTCAAGTATGGCAATCGTTAGGCTTCCTAATATAACGTGTAAATGATTTACATTACACTAATGTGCACTAGATAGCCCTCTGCTCCTGTAGCCTGTCTCCACCTTGCTCACATTTCTCAAATGGAAGTGCAAACCCAACTTTAGCTTGTTAATTGTTAACAATCAAGGGTTTCACtctattaattaaaatatgttttaataaaagGAAACATAGCACATTTTGATAACAGCCTTCTAAGtctgaaaagtatttttacatTGTTGCATTTTAGGGCTGCTGTGAAAGCCGATTTTGTGCTATTCAGGGACCACAATAATAACGCTTTAAAATTCCTCACTGGGATGCAATGTAGTCCTTTTGATGGAAAGACTGTCTTTCTCATTCGGCAGAAATAAATCCATTCATTTGATCATGTAGTCATTGAGGGCAATACAAAACAAACCAAGTGTGAGAAATTCTATGTGATgaagtaaacaaaacaaaacccccccaaaaaggggaaaaaaaaaaacatttccatgaCAAAAAGATTCTTTGTCCTTAATCTACCCACCATATGCAAGCGTTTCTTTTTAGCATATCTCTTGTTCTAATCTCGGGTGACATGGCTACATAGATAAGattcacaaaacaaaacaaaaagctagtttaacaatttttttcaatttattaaCTCACCAGGAGTGTCATAATGAAGTagtggggttttattttcctgtactGAAATGGATTCAGAGCATGTAAAAGTTTATAATGCTAATGATAAATTCTTAGACCTAGAGTCCAACCCAAAAGAGATGGGCGCAACAAATCTTGCTTTCATAATAAAATACTAATTCTTATCTACTTGtctatattaatttattttacacGACCACTGTTTcctaaggaaaagaaaaaaaaatttgaaaatgcaCTGCTTTGCTCCTCCACTGTGACAGAAGGAAGCATTTCTCTGTGTGCCTGTTATTGTCAACACCCAAGTGGGTTTTCCTGGAGCAGTGGCAGGAGCCCCCTTAGCAGCTCTGGACAGTGTGGGACTTGCTCCCTGCCTCCCCAAACaccctgggaaggagcaggaggcttAACAATTTGCCAGTCTGACAGATGTTTTAACCTGATGAAGTGGATTCATGCTGCCTTAAGCTTCAGGGCTGTAAAGTTCAGATACAATAGTCAAAATCCTCCTCAGGCTTCAACTTTGCTGCCTTTCTCTCCTCACAGATGCAACTTAAAAGTAATTATAGTTTTAAAGCAGGAGAAGGACTTTTTTGTCTTACTTTTCGAAAggaatgagagagagagagaggagataATATAGTGGAGCAAGGGGCCTACACAGAAAGCCAAAAACATTGGGGATCCCGCTTGGTTATGTGAGAAACTAAGAAAGCGGTGGTCTCTAtgtaaagaggaaaagaaaaactttcaaGTGGAAGCTCTCAACTTAGTCCAGGAGAAGAGAGCATGGACTTTGCACGCTGGAGTGCCAGGGACtactaaggaaattaaaactaataaaaaaaaaaaaaaaaaaaaaaaggaaaaagtaagatggaagaagaaaacccTGCAGCCCTATTCCTACAGCAAAGTGGAAATAAAGCAGGATTACAGTCCAAATCTCTTCAGCTTTGGACACTTGTTCACTAGCTGCCCGGCAGCCCAGATGCATAAAAGCAAGTGTGCGTGTGCCTGCGTGTGGGGAGGAAGCGAGGAATGGCGGATGGGCGAGAAAATAACCCTTCCCCACTGCCTACAGCCGGCGCGACAGGGGCTGGTGGCGTTGGTGGCACTCCGTGTCACCTACCACCGATGATAATTACAGTcgcagcagagccaggaggcGAAGGGGGGAAGGCAGCGCAGGGGGGAAGGCTAAAAGCTTCTGCTCAATCCTCTCGAAAATAATGAAACCAACTCCGCTGGCCCCGCGCACCCGAGCGGCTCTGCCCGCTCCTACCACGGTCACCCCCCGGTCCCCCGGGGCGAACGGAGGGAGcggccggggcagcccccgcAGCCTGGGCGGGCGATCCGGGGCCGCGGGGGCATCCCCGGGCAgcggcagccctggggctgtcctggggcCCGGCAGCCCACGGCCCGCGGGACCTCCCTCGGCCTCGGGCAGGGcaccccggccccggccgccccaACTTTCCTGGAGCCGGCGGGGAGAGGGGAACATGGCTTCTGTCCGCTCCGAGCCTCCGCcgggagggagcaggaggggggaaaagggggtaCCCAATAACACAGGGAGAAGGAGCGCAgcggagaggaggaggaggaggaggaggaggaggcaggcgCTGCTCCGGGGCGCCCGTTCCTGCAGCTGCTCGAGCCCGGGTGAGTGGGGAGGGAGGGCCGAGCCCCGCCGCCGAGCCCAGCCGCGATCAAAGCGCTGGGGAGGCCGGGAGGTTGCTGCTGGGAGGGCTGGTTCGGCAGGGGGTGGGCTGCAGAAACTTGGCTAAACTGCGAACTTCTCAGTTCCGCTGCCTCTTCCCCCGGCTGCTCTAATTCCCATTCTCCCGCTGCAGAGTAATTGCGCTCCCATGTTCACCATCACCATAAATTCACCTATCTCCATCCGAAACACACTcacaaaaagagagagagaaggagaaagaggcGCCGGGAGCCCTTACCGTGCTCAGAAACTACCTCTGCTTGCAGCTCTTCGTCCGATTTGAGATGCTGGGGTTTCGCTTGCTTTCGACGAGACATGCTGCTAACTGAGCCGTCTTGACTCTGTTTTTTGCAGAGGCATCAGCGACGTGGAGGTGGCAAGGAGGGGGGAAGGAATTGGGAACGAAGGAAGGGGGGTTGGGGGCTAGAAATAACTGTTCACAAATAAAAGTCGAGttgcaaaacaaaccaaacaaataacaGAAAAGGCAACCAAACACcccagggggggaaaaaaaaaaaaaagaaaaaaaaaaaaaaaaaaaggcaaggcTAAGCAGCCAGCCAAACTGGGAGTGAGCGAGTGAGTGCGCGGGTGAGCGGGTGAGCGAGCGGGGGATGAGCCGGGCGGGGTGTGCGCGGGGCGGCGGGGTGTGCGCGGGGCGGCGGGCTGGGGCGGCTGCGCGCAGCGCGCATGGGGCTCAGTAATTATGATTGTGAATAATGCATGGCGATTAATGGTGCTGGGGGCGAGCACGGATTGGCGCGGCTCCAGCGGACTCAGGCTGCATATGTAAATGAAGGACGGGGCTCCGCAATTAGCCGCTTCGCTCCGCCAAATGATGCGTCTCCCCGGCACCGGCAGCGCCGCCTGCGAGAGGCACCGACCGCCTCGgtggcggcggcagcggcggcagcggcggcagcagcgaaGCACACACGCACCACGCAGGAGGGAATCTGTTTTGCACACACTTTACACAACATATGTGCAAGGTTCACTTGTTGGGAAAGGTCACGATCATCGCTTTTCTGTCTGTCGTGCTTTCTTCCCCCCGTCTCTCAGTTTcttttgctctgctttctgggttttgtttgtttttgttgttttttttttggttttttttctttcttcacatcACGCTGCGTCCTCTGGTCTCTCGGTCTCGCTTTCCCCAGAAGTTGAGCTGCAAAGCATctgatttctgtgtgtgtgtgagtaatttcttcccaggaggaaaagaaactt
It encodes the following:
- the PANO1 gene encoding proapoptotic nucleolar protein 1, with protein sequence MKPTPLAPRTRAALPAPTTVTPRSPGANGGSGRGSPRSLGGRSGAAGASPGSGSPGAVLGPGSPRPAGPPSASGRAPRPRPPQLSWSRRGEGNMASVRSEPPPGGSRRGEKGVPNNTGRRSAAERRRRRRRRRQALLRGARSCSCSSPE